In bacterium, a single window of DNA contains:
- the ldh_1 gene encoding Leucine dehydrogenase produces the protein MEGIFDWMDRYDAEEVRFVRDKLTGMKAIIAIHDSSLGPTLGGVRMRNYDAESDALFDVMRLSQAMTYKCGVIGEDYGGAKAVIWGDPATQKSEAYLRAFGRFIEMTGDRFGTGVDLNLDLQDAAWISRETDRILCHEASAHSTGSSGISAALGVFCGIQALAEVAFGTSDLQGRHVALQGAGALGWPLAEHLHRAGCQLTVADPDPAICQRAQAELQATIVDPASIFDVPCDIFVPAAIGGVLHEGTIERLQCRVLALAANNPLLDEVADEARLLAKGIHFVPDWVINAGGVLQAIGELEGWRMELITRKSVRIGDLCRKVLFLANAEGITPYQAARLLVDRRRQVLPLVRRTYLPGSRD, from the coding sequence ATGGAAGGCATTTTTGACTGGATGGACCGCTACGATGCCGAAGAAGTCCGGTTTGTCAGAGACAAACTCACTGGCATGAAAGCGATCATCGCGATCCACGACTCCAGCCTGGGCCCCACCCTGGGAGGGGTCAGGATGCGGAATTACGACGCCGAATCCGATGCCCTGTTTGATGTGATGCGCCTCAGCCAGGCCATGACCTACAAGTGTGGGGTCATTGGAGAAGACTACGGTGGTGCGAAGGCGGTCATCTGGGGAGATCCCGCGACGCAGAAGAGCGAAGCCTACCTACGGGCTTTCGGAAGGTTCATCGAAATGACCGGCGATCGCTTCGGGACCGGCGTCGATCTCAACCTCGATCTGCAGGATGCCGCCTGGATCTCCCGTGAAACGGACCGCATTCTGTGTCACGAAGCCTCCGCCCATTCCACCGGGTCCAGCGGGATTTCAGCGGCACTCGGAGTCTTTTGCGGCATACAGGCTCTTGCCGAAGTCGCCTTCGGGACCTCCGATCTCCAGGGCCGGCATGTGGCGTTGCAGGGCGCAGGAGCTCTTGGCTGGCCGCTGGCGGAGCATCTGCACCGGGCTGGGTGTCAGCTCACCGTCGCCGATCCTGACCCAGCGATCTGCCAGCGGGCGCAGGCAGAACTCCAGGCGACGATTGTTGATCCCGCTTCGATCTTTGATGTCCCCTGCGACATCTTCGTCCCGGCAGCCATCGGAGGGGTGCTCCATGAAGGGACTATCGAGCGGCTGCAGTGCCGGGTCCTGGCGCTGGCTGCCAACAATCCGTTGCTCGATGAAGTCGCCGACGAAGCCCGGCTCCTTGCCAAAGGGATCCACTTTGTTCCGGACTGGGTCATCAATGCTGGGGGAGTCCTCCAGGCGATCGGTGAACTCGAAGGCTGGAGGATGGAGCTGATCACCCGCAAAAGTGTCCGGATTGGTGATCTCTGCCGGAAGGTGCTCTTTCTCGCGAACGCCGAAGGGATCACCCCTTATCAGGCCGCGCGACTGCTGGTGGATCGACGGCGGCAAGTGCTGCCGCTGGTGCGACGGACGTATCTCCCGGGAAGTCGGGACTAG
- the prkC gene encoding Serine/threonine-protein kinase PrkC — protein sequence MTDTDKWMNQRLNSFGVKYRLGQGAFATVYAAEDLSAKGDTKKLVALKVPLNERANIRKSLAEAELLYELDHPGIVKVHAIEFERSSNIPFFVMELIEGKPMEEILDLNQAPLSPRLAKHLMIQLLEALVYLEKQGILHRDVKPANILMTQDFTIKLTDFGFAIRKDELTARNAHAGTLYYMAPEQLDGQPDFASDRWAAGVMAYFMCTAKLPFLATTEDELRRKIKEDEPTPITDLNPNADPELVTLVNSLLQKDPVQRVITPLTPVK from the coding sequence TTCGCAACGGTCTATGCCGCCGAAGATCTCAGCGCCAAAGGCGACACGAAAAAGCTCGTCGCGCTGAAGGTTCCCCTCAACGAACGCGCGAACATCCGGAAGTCCCTGGCAGAAGCGGAACTCCTGTACGAACTCGATCATCCGGGCATCGTAAAAGTCCACGCTATCGAGTTCGAGCGTTCGTCAAACATCCCCTTCTTCGTCATGGAACTCATCGAGGGGAAGCCGATGGAAGAGATCCTGGATCTCAACCAGGCCCCCCTGTCGCCACGTCTGGCGAAGCATCTGATGATTCAGTTGCTTGAAGCGCTGGTCTATCTGGAAAAGCAGGGCATCCTGCACAGAGACGTCAAGCCAGCGAACATACTTATGACCCAGGACTTCACCATCAAGCTCACCGACTTCGGCTTCGCGATTCGGAAGGACGAACTCACGGCGCGCAACGCCCATGCAGGCACGCTCTATTACATGGCACCGGAGCAACTCGATGGGCAGCCAGACTTTGCGTCGGATCGCTGGGCTGCCGGAGTGATGGCGTACTTCATGTGCACCGCGAAGCTGCCGTTCCTCGCCACGACCGAAGACGAACTGCGACGGAAGATCAAAGAGGACGAGCCGACCCCCATCACCGATCTGAATCCCAACGCGGATCCGGAACTGGTGACCCTGGTGAACTCCCTGCTCCAGAAGGATCCTGTGCAACGGGTCATCACCCCGCTGACACCTGTCAAGTAA